A window of the Butyricimonas faecalis genome harbors these coding sequences:
- a CDS encoding RNA polymerase sigma-70 factor, whose protein sequence is MLEQDVLLDLLVRKDNRAYQYLYQCYYVALKALASYYVKDNDVAEDLVQDVFISLLESRNKFETANGVKYFLYSSLKNKCISHFRKQKIRDKYYKDIISSQTEEEHFWDKVLEEDVYTRLMAAVETLPPQCKMVMMLTLEGLKGAEIAERLHISLDTVKEHKSSGKKKLAAQLKDAELQCLIWLLWF, encoded by the coding sequence ATGTTGGAGCAAGATGTTTTGTTGGATTTATTGGTACGTAAGGATAACCGGGCTTATCAATATTTGTATCAATGCTATTACGTGGCGTTGAAGGCTTTGGCAAGTTATTACGTGAAGGATAATGACGTGGCGGAAGATCTGGTGCAGGATGTTTTTATTTCGTTACTGGAAAGCAGGAATAAATTTGAAACTGCAAATGGGGTGAAGTATTTCTTGTATAGTTCACTGAAAAATAAATGTATCAGCCATTTCAGGAAACAAAAGATCCGGGACAAGTATTATAAGGATATTATCTCGTCGCAAACGGAAGAAGAACACTTTTGGGATAAAGTGTTGGAGGAAGACGTGTATACCCGGTTGATGGCAGCCGTCGAGACATTACCGCCTCAATGTAAAATGGTAATGATGTTAACTCTTGAGGGGTTAAAAGGGGCAGAAATTGCTGAAAGACTACATATTTCATTGGATACGGTGAAGGAACACAAGAGTAGTGGAAAGAAAAAGTTGGCTGCCCAATTGAAGGATGCTGAATTACAATGCTTGATCTGGTTACTTTGGTTTTAA
- a CDS encoding TIGR04076 family protein yields the protein MKRFKITVDKVVGYCSCNYKKGDVFYVQGMNTPKKEFCGGAFLIIYPIQVSLHTGGCFSFEKNPLCKTQLACPDNGNVIFSIELMAE from the coding sequence ATGAAAAGATTTAAAATAACGGTAGACAAAGTTGTCGGATATTGCAGTTGTAATTATAAAAAGGGAGATGTTTTTTATGTGCAAGGCATGAATACCCCTAAAAAAGAGTTTTGTGGTGGAGCTTTTCTCATCATATACCCTATACAAGTATCACTGCATACTGGAGGGTGTTTTTCTTTTGAGAAAAATCCATTATGTAAGACCCAATTAGCATGTCCCGACAATGGCAATGTCATTTTTTCTATTGAATTAATGGCTGAATAA
- a CDS encoding NAD(P)H-dependent oxidoreductase: MITIIYVHPCQESFNRAIFNEIVSKLEQTNQSYTVLDLYKDEFNPVLSEKARGSV; the protein is encoded by the coding sequence ATGATTACTATAATTTATGTACACCCTTGTCAAGAAAGTTTTAATAGAGCAATTTTTAATGAAATAGTCTCTAAGTTAGAGCAAACTAATCAATCTTACACAGTCTTAGATTTGTATAAAGACGAATTTAATCCTGTTTTATCCGAAAAGGCAAGAGGTTCTGTTTAA
- a CDS encoding AraC family transcriptional regulator translates to MDFFKIIKPTSVLAPYIKHYWIFQSDIKDLRRLTPIGSVELVFHRGDAILSSVNNDMEPLGFIRGQKIGYYDAIPTGTVDMIAVIFQPHGFRSVFNIPTCELYENLTPLDMIGVKSLSELQDKIGNTKDNDLCIKFIDDFFLKQLSITKEYNFNRMDAVISVINTHPIIKFTSLAETACLGYKQFKRIFSEYVGINPQDFFRIVRFQRSLSLLSRKPNMNFTHLAYECGFYDQSHLIHEFKNFTNYNLGNYLTNNSPYSDYFS, encoded by the coding sequence ATGGACTTTTTTAAAATCATAAAACCGACTTCCGTTTTAGCTCCTTACATAAAACACTATTGGATATTTCAATCTGATATAAAAGATCTGCGCAGGCTAACACCTATTGGTAGTGTAGAACTTGTGTTTCATCGGGGTGACGCAATCTTGTCCTCTGTCAATAACGACATGGAACCTCTTGGCTTTATTAGAGGACAAAAAATTGGCTATTATGATGCTATTCCAACAGGGACAGTTGATATGATCGCAGTAATATTTCAACCACACGGTTTTAGAAGTGTTTTTAATATTCCGACATGCGAGTTGTATGAAAATTTAACACCTTTGGATATGATAGGCGTAAAGTCTCTTAGTGAATTGCAGGATAAAATCGGTAACACAAAAGACAATGACCTATGTATAAAATTTATTGATGACTTTTTTCTAAAACAATTATCTATAACAAAAGAATACAATTTCAATCGAATGGATGCCGTTATTTCTGTCATAAATACACATCCAATCATTAAGTTTACTTCTCTGGCAGAAACCGCCTGCTTAGGATATAAGCAATTCAAAAGGATATTTTCAGAATATGTCGGAATAAATCCACAAGATTTTTTTCGAATCGTCCGTTTTCAAAGATCTCTTTCCTTATTAAGCCGAAAACCTAATATGAATTTTACACACTTAGCTTACGAATGTGGCTTTTATGACCAATCGCATCTAATTCATGAATTCAAAAATTTCACAAATTACAATTTAGGCAACTACCTTACGAATAACTCACCCTACTCCGATTACTTCTCTTAA
- a CDS encoding FecR family protein → MKHNGDVLFEISELIYKDLSGNATKEEQLKLDTWKNESEQNRMLYEQICSDEVMRGKIRLYRNSDVQSAFNSFIQRREQKNSRRRLIIRISRYAAIIALPLLLVLFYWYQEKVEEKSPLEVAHTMMIKKNVPVLTLSNGQQMVLYNQDLTLNEENGVQITMKSEGEMQYITSDSTKEEMVYNTLTTPSQCDFSFTLADGTRVWLNAQSSLRYPVAFTGKERVVYAEGEIYLEVAKDAEHPFFVVSNGMKVEVLGTSFNVNAYPDETFTEVTLVEGRVAAHVDDKIYNLLPSKQLRWDKNNGMVDIKAVNVNDYIAWKNGQYIFKGKPLVEVAKVLQRWYEVEIIFENKGCEQAIYTGVINKEERIDVFVERLDETSQFDCRVEGNKVFIK, encoded by the coding sequence ATGAAACATAACGGAGATGTATTATTTGAGATTTCAGAACTGATCTATAAAGATTTATCAGGTAATGCAACAAAAGAAGAACAGTTAAAGTTAGATACATGGAAAAATGAATCCGAGCAAAATAGAATGTTGTACGAGCAAATTTGTTCGGATGAAGTTATGCGGGGTAAGATCCGGTTATATCGGAATAGTGATGTGCAGTCGGCATTTAATTCTTTTATACAGAGGAGAGAACAGAAAAATAGTCGTAGACGTTTGATAATAAGGATTTCTCGTTACGCGGCAATAATTGCCCTGCCTTTGTTGCTCGTATTATTCTATTGGTATCAGGAGAAGGTGGAGGAGAAATCGCCGCTAGAGGTTGCCCATACGATGATGATAAAAAAGAATGTTCCCGTGTTGACACTTTCTAACGGACAGCAAATGGTGCTTTATAATCAAGATTTGACATTGAATGAAGAGAATGGGGTGCAGATTACGATGAAGTCGGAGGGAGAGATGCAATATATCACTTCCGATTCGACGAAGGAGGAAATGGTGTATAATACATTGACCACTCCTTCGCAATGTGATTTCTCGTTTACTTTAGCAGATGGGACTAGAGTTTGGCTAAACGCGCAGTCGTCTTTGCGTTACCCGGTGGCCTTTACGGGGAAAGAGCGCGTGGTGTACGCGGAGGGTGAAATCTATCTGGAAGTGGCAAAAGATGCGGAGCATCCCTTTTTCGTGGTGTCAAACGGGATGAAAGTTGAGGTGTTGGGTACTTCGTTTAATGTTAATGCTTACCCGGACGAGACATTTACCGAAGTTACTTTGGTGGAAGGACGTGTTGCCGCTCACGTGGATGATAAGATATATAATTTATTGCCTAGTAAACAATTGCGTTGGGATAAGAATAACGGGATGGTGGATATAAAGGCTGTGAATGTGAATGATTATATCGCTTGGAAAAACGGGCAATATATTTTTAAAGGTAAGCCTTTGGTGGAGGTTGCTAAAGTGTTGCAGCGTTGGTATGAGGTTGAGATCATTTTTGAGAACAAGGGGTGTGAGCAAGCAATTTACACGGGGGTAATAAATAAAGAGGAGCGAATCGATGTTTTCGTGGAGCGTTTGGATGAAACTTCGCAGTTTGATTGCCGGGTGGAAGGAAATAAGGTATTTATAAAATAA
- a CDS encoding TlpA disulfide reductase family protein — translation MKKIVLVGLCVAFSGLLMGQSQYKKMDGYVIKGVIEGDYKANKVYLVEEEEIQGKPHIVDSAEVVNNQYTFQGPSVKYPRMYFIKSADPDCLSPITPFFLENGEISIRANADFFLNSTAKGTPNNDIFDFYKFLDQYVTDSIRKVCVLERMLYGEQPYEVENKNFKERGAIAKRRNTEIGIKMVNLYPDQAFAPFVIYWSMRYRLPLEELKALRAKIDPSLNEHPYTKQLEEYIRLAAFSEGSDMPDFTLPDQNGKKIKLSDFRGKYVLIDFWASWCGPCMREMPNIVKLYKECKGKNFEILGVSLDSKKEAWLGAIKKNNMKWPQVSDLEMWSTAPVKLCNVTAIPYTVLIDPQGKVVALDLRGEKLIQKVKEVLGKK, via the coding sequence ATGAAAAAAATTGTATTAGTTGGGTTATGCGTTGCATTTTCTGGCTTGCTGATGGGACAATCTCAATACAAGAAAATGGATGGATATGTAATCAAAGGTGTGATAGAGGGTGATTATAAAGCCAATAAAGTATATCTCGTGGAGGAGGAGGAAATTCAGGGGAAGCCGCATATTGTCGATAGTGCGGAAGTGGTGAATAATCAGTACACTTTTCAAGGACCGAGTGTGAAATATCCGAGAATGTATTTTATCAAGAGTGCTGATCCTGATTGTTTGAGTCCGATCACGCCTTTCTTTTTGGAAAATGGGGAGATCAGTATTCGGGCAAATGCAGATTTCTTTTTGAATTCTACGGCAAAGGGGACGCCTAATAATGATATTTTTGACTTTTATAAATTTTTGGATCAATACGTGACAGATAGTATTCGTAAAGTGTGTGTATTGGAGAGAATGCTTTATGGAGAACAACCTTATGAAGTTGAAAACAAAAATTTTAAAGAAAGAGGTGCGATAGCAAAAAGACGGAACACGGAGATCGGGATAAAAATGGTAAATCTTTACCCGGATCAGGCTTTTGCCCCGTTTGTGATTTATTGGTCGATGAGGTATCGTTTGCCATTGGAGGAACTAAAAGCGTTACGGGCCAAAATAGACCCGAGTTTGAATGAACATCCCTATACGAAACAGCTGGAAGAGTACATTCGGTTGGCAGCATTCTCGGAGGGGAGTGATATGCCCGATTTCACGTTGCCGGATCAAAACGGGAAAAAGATAAAGTTGAGTGATTTCAGGGGAAAATATGTTTTGATTGATTTTTGGGCTTCTTGGTGCGGGCCTTGTATGAGGGAAATGCCTAATATCGTGAAGTTGTACAAGGAATGTAAAGGGAAAAATTTTGAAATTCTCGGTGTGTCGTTGGATTCTAAAAAAGAGGCTTGGTTGGGAGCCATTAAAAAGAATAATATGAAATGGCCGCAAGTGAGCGATTTGGAGATGTGGTCGACTGCTCCGGTAAAATTGTGTAACGTGACAGCAATTCCTTATACGGTATTGATTGATCCGCAGGGGAAAGTTGTTGCTTTGGATTTGCGGGGTGAAAAGTTGATTCAGAAGGTGAAAGAAGTCCTTGGAAAGAAATAA